From a region of the Odontesthes bonariensis isolate fOdoBon6 chromosome 4, fOdoBon6.hap1, whole genome shotgun sequence genome:
- the slx4 gene encoding structure-specific endonuclease subunit SLX4 — protein MDDSDQDFVDLCSKLLRRVRKKPGEPATQSKKAEQQTSSQASDSDKRRRNTKQDGFDPRSKFAATQPVGTGAEQDVVCAETGLDSGDYASSVVTSTSSAVPADGDLKAKDKVLLRMQQFKRDNPQRMVHSNKSQPTTHVECSPTAQHQRRDSPPQLTSDPHPEPLDSDEALALRLQQELDREAVEATSVDLEDGGLFFCQICHRDLSHMTPEGRTQHLNRCLDESEQSCPAPPPPSGIPDCPICGKKFKAQTSRSAHLKRCSSDMGVPPAVLLQAVQRQTQESESAGTANTLIPTAGTKRKGPAKSGRQARKKPKKKTQPLDEETMVALALSSSLQEQEKEQQGKKDAEGWLQAETASSESSMTPLLKWRSDAGAGKGRGKRRKAAVPRPPPLLLVQDAEAALTRLQERVSALLLHSRAPSPPTPTRSPSTLSDWTGAAPLWLKSTLLDGGSPGLSDFYAAELREFFTPSDSITVRNTKEADAASSITSNKPESCVQAVGEGTLVTGTRVSVLPSCSQTASCSSAPSTPGTGQLPVGSQALRDLMELAEDGMTLTQYGYSAKDKHLSGFIQEESEDQAELCASGFLLQTTQKPSENTHSQTIRTADRSKKEIDDGSHPSAALSRLAADLSSMVNNPQLSDVQLQVDSGEVFFAHSFMVYARCPLLAEMVHESGFGVQEEGMPAAQMVLLSDVPGQAVVALLQYLYTAQCSIPSSLQPHILELASRFDLKELEQFCLLHQEEAEAVGDGAHDMNLEESANNQTDQAFMELLRSMWNENREDDDDDDDDDGDRSDSDGGGNEGRLLEDDHRDDEVTSGDREICEEQVNEEELEEIYEFAATQKKRDERDSGGEEEEEEERMDAKQDSDAVFAKVAETKRGFSEKNLHPNLEPDPSLDRSYSRLFSETCGVYEEGDPSPLAFSPDQPKMLPSQPKQPQSLHKPSELSCRTLLQSSGGAVNDISLSPPPIMSNLPIRRLSPGQVVDLAGGGDKEEDALKRASQSPDGICIPLSPDSSQKNEEPELIVLSDSSEEMEVDVGVLSSCRFSPQPRSAENLQRYTEIKSSRKLTPDAVTLKNRESASFECLDCSPEVSWLIPSTPVHPGRSMTTSFTQTKSSMCRTQLFPTGDSSPPSSSYFSSPALLFKNKLNTSNSPHEVSTCADTAESSVSRSKLNRTPVSSSSLDLEVSPRKRCRIANGVEVFAVKPCLPKVPHLSSSTRHRSTQVSSKQDTPLHLQPQPYSSTPLHTEAHLLLAPPAASPLHTTTDEKNSSSQREESAASESLEKTELGSFHLSPVSNPSDPVSSSSHGGRQDSKRQSKSSSQSRFSSESGSTEDVQTRKEARNIQEGGETGCHNEATCDEEEQEEAMGEKGEAYVGESSFQQSFMAMDEPPIAFNDSWGLDACAEANPGCFSLRLEDSEGSSLQERSLGRLETARSSTCNPTLIGQGSPAVTSHRGTTSPSLPQSRNPQASSSIEAHTGSSFTPSPPDPNTRTTPQFDNGLLDSKIWDRWEEDEEEEDVPLSKRVNPAALLKTPVSSNMKRRRSLVPITPMPHYSDMDTPDLKNKLNRFGVRPLPKRQMILKLKEIHQYTHQLTSSDSEDDEQFARAAAQTKPPPCRPVTCAKSGKFKERKAPAAMSPLKQNQEEKEEQLSASQSSNTSSTVASEESERSNPELLISSDGDSDSDGGISSSQAASRLQDRLQAVRSFILSDSGLYNKILQYQPLVLSQLQEQLKAAGIRLGAAKLVDYLDSQCITFTTAKPGHSAPGRRRGKKAGKEAGKAARAVNRKKGATAVL, from the exons ATGGACGACTCGGACCAGGATTTTGTAGATCTCTGCTCAAAGTTGCTGAGACGCGTCCGTAAGAAACCAGGTGAACCAGCCACACAGAGCAAGAAAGCAGAGCAGCAGACTTCCAGTCAAGCAAGCGACAGTGACAAGAGGAGGAGGAATACTAAACAAGATGGGTTTGACCCCAGGTCAAAGTTTGCTGCCACCCAGCCTGTTGGTACTGGAGCTGAACAGGATGTGGTCTGTGCCGAGACTGGACTTGATTCAGGAGATTACGCATCTTCTGTTGTGACCTCGACATCCTCAGCAGTGCCAGCTGACGGAGATCTAAAAGCAAAAGACAAAGTTCTCCTCAGGATGCAACAGTTTAAGAGAGATAATCCGCAGAGGATGGTGCATAGTAACAAAAGCCAGCCAACAACCCATGTTGAATGTTCACCGACTGCACAGCACCAAAGGCGAG ATAGTCCACCACAGCTCACCTCTGATCCCCACCCGGAGCCCCTGGACAGCGATGAGGCTCTGGCACTGCGGCTGCAGCAGGAATTGGACAGGGAGGCAGTAGAGGCCACGTCAGTGGACTTGGAGGATGGAGGCCTTTTCTTCTGTCAGATCTGCCACAGAGACCTATCACATATGACACCTGAGGGACGCACACAGCACCTCAACAG ATGTTTAGATGAGAGTGAACAGAGCTGCCCAGCCCCTCCTCCACCTTCTGGTATTCCGGACTGTCCCATCTGTGGAAAGAAGTTCAAAGCACAGACGAGCCGTTCGGCCCACCTGAAGCGCTGCTCCTCAGACATGGGTGTCCCCCCGGCTGTGTTGCTGCAGGCTGTGCAGAGACAGACTCAGGAGAGTGAGAGTGCCGGCACTGCTAACACACT CATACCAACTGCGGGCACCAAAAGAAAAGGCCCGGCCAAGTCAGGCCGTCAAGCAAGGAAGAAGCCCAAAAAGAAGACTCAACCCCTGGACGAAGAGACCATGGTCGCTCTGGCTCTGTCCTCTTCCCTGCAGGAACAGGAGAAGGAGCAGCAGGGAAAAAAGGATGCAGAGGGATGGTTACAGGCGGAGACTGCCTCCTCTGAGAGCTCCATGACTCCACTACTGAAGTGGAGGTCAGATGCTG GTGCAGGTAAGGGCCGTGGAAAGAGGAGAAAGGCCGCTGTTCCTCGTCCCCCTCCGCTCCTCCTCGTTCAGGATGCTGAGGCGGCCCTGACGAGGCTGCAGGAACGAGTTTCTGCTCTTCTCCTGCACAGCCGAGCCCCCTCTCCCCCCACCCCGACCCGAAGCCCCAGTACTCTGTCAGATTGGACAGGTGCTGCCCCCCTCTGGCTGAAAAGTACCCTGCTGGATGGAGGCTCCCCTGGTCTGTCTGATTTCTATGCTGCAGAGCTCAGGGAGTTCTTCACACCTTCAGACTCCATAACAGTGCGAAATACCAAGGAG GCTGATGCAGCTTCATCAATCACCAGCAACAAGCCTGAGTCGTGTGTCCAGGCTGTGGGTGAAGGAACTCTTGTTACAGGGACCAGGGTCTCCGTCCTACCATCCTGCTCCCAGACGGCCTCCTGCTCCTCGGCTCCCTCGACCCCTGGGACAGGGCAGCTACCAGTGGGCAGCCAGGCGCTCAGAGATCTGATGGAGCTGGCTGAGGACGGCATGACCCTGACACAATATGGATACTCCGCTAAAg ACAAACATCTGAGCGGCTTCATCCAGGAGGAGTCCGAGGATCAGGCGGAGCTCTGTGCCAGTGGGTTCCTGCTACAAACGACTCAGAAACCCTCAGAAAACACCCACAGCCAGACGATAAGGACGGCTGACCGATCAAAAAAAGAGATTGATGATGGCAGCCACCCATCA GCAGCGCTGTCCAGGCTAGCAGCAGACCTGAGCAGCATGGTGAACAACCCTCAGCTCAGTGATGTGCAGCTTCAGGTGGACAGTGGAGAAGTCTTCTTCGCACATTCCTTCATGGTGTATGCtcgctgccccctgctggcagAAATG GTGCATGAAAGCGGGTTCGGGGTGCAGGAGGAAGGCATGCCAGCAGCTCAGATGGTGTTGCTGAGTGATGTCCCGGGCCAGGCGGTGGTAGCGCTGCTGCAGTACCTCTACACCGCCCAGTGCTCCATCCCTTCTTCACTGCAGCCTCACATCCTGGAGCTGGCATCAAG GTTTGACTTGAAAGAGCTGGAGCAGTTTTGTCTACTCCACCAAGAGGAGGCGGAAGCTGTGGGAGACGGGGCACACGACATGAATCTGGAGGAGAGTGCCAAcaaccaaacagaccaggccttCATGGAGCTTCTCCGATCTATGTGGAATGAAAACcgtgaagatgatgatgatgatgatgatgatgatggcgaCAGGAGCGACTCGGATGGAGGAGGGAACGAAGGGAGACTGTTGGAGGATGACCATCGAGATGATGAGGTCACTTCAGGCGACAGAGAAATTTGTGAGGAGCAGGTGAAtgaggaagagctggaggagattTATGAGTTTGCAGCAACACAGAAAAAGAGGGATGAGAGAGACAgcgggggggaggaggaggaggaggaggagaggatggaTGCGAAACAAGATTCAGATGCTGTGTTTGCAAAAGTGGCAGAAACCAAAAGAGGCTTTagtgaaaaaaatctgcatcCCAACCTTGAGCCAGACCCCAGCTTGGATCGCAGCTACAGCCGCCTCTTTTCAGAGACTTGTGGGGTCTATGAGGAAGGAGATCCCTCCCCTTTAGCCTTTTCCCCTGATCAACCCAAGATGCTCCCTTCCCAACCCAAACAACCTCAGTCTCTCCATAAACCATCTGAACTGTCTTGCAGGACTTTGCTTCAGTCGTCAGGAGGTGCAGTAAATGACATTTCCCTCAGCCCTCCACCCATCATGTCCAACCTGCCCATCAGAAGACTGTCTCCGGGTCAAGTGGTTGACCTTGCTGGTGGTGGAGACAAAGAAGAAGATGCTTTGAAGCGAGCGAGCCAAAGTCCTGATGGTATTTGTATTCCCCTCTCTCCTGATTCATCCCAAAAGAACGAGGAACCTGAGCTCATCGTTTTGTCCGATTCAAGTGAAGAAATGGAGGTGGATGTTGGTGTTTTGAGCTCCTGCAGGTTTTCACCTCAGCCTCGCTCTGCGGAGAACCTGCAGAGGTACACAGAGATCAAATCCAGTCGGAAGCTTACGCCTGATGCCGTTACTTTGAAGAATAGGGAGTCCGCTAGTTTCGAGTGTTTGGACTGTTCTCCAGAAGTTTCCTGGCTGATCCCGTCCACACCTGTCCACCCGGGCAGGAGCATGACCACCAGCTTCACCCAGACCAAAAGCAGCATGTGCAGGACGCAGCTGTTCCCTACCGGTGACTCCTCCCCACCCTCATCCTCATATTTTTCTTCccctgctttattatttaaaaacaagcttaACACCTCTAATAGTCCACACGAAGTTTCTACTTGTGCTGACACAGCAGAGAGCAGCGTCTCCAGGTCGAAGCTGAACAGGACGCCCGTCAGTAGCTCCAGTTTGGACCTTGAAGTTTCTCCTAGAAAAAGGTGTCGCATCGCTAACGGCGTAGAAGTCTTTGCAGTCAAGCCGTGCCTGCCGAAGGTGCCACACCTCTCAAGCTCGACACGCCATCGGTCCACCCAAGTTTCCTCAAAGCAAGATACTCCTCTTCATCTGCAGCCTCAACCGTACAGCAGCACTCCCCTGCATACAGAGGCCCACCTGCTCCTcgctcctcctgctgcctccccGCTCCACACCACTACAGATGAGAAGAATTCATCCAGTCAGAGAGAGGAGAGTGCAGCCTCAGAAAGCTTAGAGAAGACGGAGCTTGGAAGCTTTCATCTCTCCCCTGTGTCCAACCCTTCAGATCCAgtctcttcctcctctcatGGTGGTCGTCAAGACTCAAAGAGACAAAGCAAGTCCTCCAGTCAGAGTCGTTTTTCTTCTGAGTCTGGCAGCACCGAGGATGTTCAGACAAGAAAAGAAGCAAGAAATATACAAGAAGGTGGAGAGACAGGTTGTCATAATGAAGCCACATGTGATGAGGAAGAGCAGGAAGAAGCAATGGGAGAAAAGGGAGAAGCATACGTTGGAGAGTCAAGTTTTCAACAGAGTTTCATGGCCATGGACGAGCCTCCCATAGCTTTCAACGACTCGTGGGGTCTCGATGCCTGTGCAGAGGCCAATCCAGGCTGCTTCAGTCTGAGGCTGGAAGACAGCGAAGGATCCAGCCTGCAAGAGCGCAGTCTGGGACGACTAGAAACAGCCAGGTCATCCACCTGTAACCCTACTCTAATCGGTCAAGGTTCACCGGCAGTGACCAGCCACAGAGGTACGACGAGCCCTTCACTACCTCAAAGCCGCAACCCACAAGCATCCAGCAGTATAGAGGCACACACAGGATCCTCCTTCACCCCATCACCACCTGACCCCAACACACGGACCACACCACAATTTGACAACGGCCTCCTGGACTCTAAAATATGGGACAGATGGGAGGAGGACGAAGAAGAGGAGGATGTTCCTCTCTCTAAGAGGGTTAACCCAGCCGCTCTGCTGAAAACTCCAG TATCGTCCAACATGAAAAGGCGACGCTCCTTGGTCCCCATCACTCCGATGCCCCACTACTCTGACATGGACACACCAGACCTCAAGAACAAACTCAACAG GTTTGGAGTTCGGCCTCTACCGAAGCGTCAGATGATCCTAAAGCTGAAGGAGATCCACCAGTACACACATCAGCTGACCAGCTCCGACTCTGAGGATGACGAGCAGTTTGCGAGGGCCGCGGCTCAGACGAAGCCCCCTCCCTGCAGGCCCGTCACTTGCGCCAAATCGGGAAAGTTTAAAGAACGCAAAGCACCTGCTGCCATGTCCCCTCTGAAACAAAACcaagaggagaaagaggagcagCTGTCTGCCTCACAGAGCTCAAACACCTCCTCAACTGTCGCCAGTGAAGAATCTGAGAG GTCCAACCCGGAGCTGTTAATCTCTTCTGATGGCGACTCAGACAGTGATGGCGGGATCTCATCCTCCCAGGCAGCGTCACGCCTCCAGGACCGTCTGCAGGCAGTGCGCTCCTTCATCCTGTCTGACTCCGGGCTGTACAATAAGATCCTCCAGTACCAGCCTCTGGTCCTGTCGCAGCTCCAGGAGCAACTCAAGGCGGCGGGGATCCGCCTCGGTGCCGCCAAGCTAGTGGACTACCTGGACTCGCAGTGTATCACCTTCACCACGGCCAAGCCGGGCCACTCCGCACCCGGCCGCAGGAGAGGCAAGAAGGCAGGCAAGGAGGCAGGCAAGGCCGCACGAGCAGTAAACAGGAAAAAAGGTGCCACAGCTGtgctttaa